A stretch of the Bradyrhizobium arachidis genome encodes the following:
- a CDS encoding aminotransferase class III-fold pyridoxal phosphate-dependent enzyme, whose product METTLPILSLSVAAAASAAAAFPKLKARIELSRAKHRSLAGHSKMSRRVAKLLPFYEFEGDQYFACDGAPANIAAQRQDGFFRLKGLYAERYPKGREMTREAAEKISDLHFTESYRVPFQFSRLVRENLGTSTFVQSSDGVTVTDVDGNVSYDLTGSYGVNIFGNDFYKECIEGAEKRAHALGPVLGPYHPVILENVARLCQISGLDEVSFHMSGTEAVMQAVRLARYHTKRTHLVRFAGAYHGWWGDVQPGVGNPIAAHETYTLAEMSEKTLHVLKTRRDIACVLVNPLQALHPNANAPGDSSLVDSSRGGKFDRQAYTDWLKQLRDVCTERGIVLIFDEVFVGFRLAAGGAQEYFGVRADMVTYGKSLAGGLPVGVVCGRKELMRRFRDDRPADICFARGTFNSHPYVMTAMDEFLSRLASPNFRAVYDGLDATWNGRAQKLNQMMTDADLPVRFANLSSIWTVKYTTPSRYNWMLQYYLRAEGLSLSWVGTGRLIFSLNYSDADFAEVSERFVRAAEKMKADGFWWHDGALTNKQIKRQILWEMFAKRFGR is encoded by the coding sequence ATGGAAACGACACTCCCGATTCTCTCATTGTCCGTGGCCGCCGCAGCGTCCGCCGCCGCCGCCTTCCCGAAGCTGAAAGCGCGGATCGAACTCTCCCGCGCCAAGCACCGCTCGCTCGCCGGGCATTCCAAGATGTCGCGCCGGGTGGCAAAACTGCTCCCGTTCTACGAATTCGAGGGCGACCAATACTTCGCCTGCGACGGCGCGCCGGCGAACATCGCCGCGCAGCGCCAGGACGGCTTCTTCCGGCTCAAAGGCCTCTACGCGGAGCGCTACCCGAAGGGCCGCGAGATGACCAGGGAGGCGGCGGAAAAGATCTCCGACCTGCACTTCACCGAGAGCTACCGCGTGCCGTTCCAGTTCTCGCGCCTGGTGCGCGAAAATCTGGGCACCTCGACCTTCGTGCAGTCGTCCGACGGCGTCACCGTGACCGACGTCGACGGCAACGTCTCCTACGACCTCACCGGCTCCTACGGCGTCAACATCTTTGGCAACGACTTCTACAAGGAATGCATCGAGGGAGCCGAGAAGCGCGCGCATGCGCTGGGGCCGGTACTTGGTCCCTATCATCCGGTCATTCTCGAAAACGTTGCGCGGCTCTGCCAGATCTCGGGCCTCGACGAAGTCTCCTTCCACATGTCCGGCACCGAGGCCGTGATGCAGGCGGTGCGGCTCGCGCGCTATCATACGAAGCGCACGCATCTCGTCCGCTTCGCCGGCGCCTATCATGGCTGGTGGGGCGACGTGCAGCCCGGCGTCGGCAATCCCATCGCCGCGCACGAGACCTATACGCTCGCCGAAATGTCCGAGAAGACGCTGCACGTCCTGAAGACGCGCCGCGACATCGCCTGCGTGCTGGTCAATCCGCTGCAGGCGCTGCATCCGAACGCCAACGCGCCCGGCGATTCCTCGCTGGTGGACTCGTCGCGCGGCGGCAAGTTCGACCGTCAGGCCTACACCGACTGGCTGAAGCAGTTGCGTGACGTCTGCACCGAGCGCGGCATCGTGCTGATCTTCGACGAAGTCTTTGTCGGCTTCCGCCTCGCCGCCGGCGGCGCGCAGGAATATTTCGGCGTTCGTGCCGACATGGTGACCTACGGCAAGAGTCTTGCCGGCGGCCTTCCGGTAGGCGTCGTCTGCGGCAGGAAGGAGCTGATGCGCCGCTTCCGCGACGACCGTCCCGCCGACATCTGCTTTGCCCGCGGCACCTTCAACTCGCACCCCTATGTCATGACGGCGATGGACGAGTTCTTGAGCCGGCTGGCCAGCCCGAATTTTCGCGCAGTCTATGACGGGCTGGATGCGACCTGGAACGGCCGCGCGCAAAAGCTCAACCAGATGATGACCGACGCCGACCTGCCGGTTCGGTTCGCCAACCTCTCTTCGATCTGGACCGTGAAATACACCACCCCGTCCCGCTACAACTGGATGCTGCAATATTATCTGCGCGCCGAAGGCTTGTCGCTGAGCTGGGTCGGCACCGGACGGCTGATCTTCAGCTTGAACTACAGCGATGCCGACTTCGCCGAAGTCAGCGAGCGCTTCGTCCGCGCCGCCGAGAAGATGAAGGCCGATGGCTTCTGGTGGCACGACGGCGCGCTCACCAACAAGCAGATCAAGCGGCAGATTTTGTGGGAGATGTTCGCCAAGCGCTTCGGGCGCTGA
- a CDS encoding glycosyltransferase family 1 protein yields the protein MRVLIATDAWHPQVNGVVRTLTSLAKAAKALDVEIDFLTPDGFPSLPLPTYPGLRFALPNRGEIARRIEKAAPEALHIATEGPIGWAARGYCRRHKLAFTTSYTTRFPEYVSVRTGIPDSVGYAVLRHFHDAAAMTMVATPSLRQELSGRGFKRLGFWTRGVDTTLFHPDDPAQLDLPRPIFMTMGRVAVEKNLDAFLSLDLPGTKVVVGDGPQKAQLEKKYPDAAFLGEKKGADLTAHLAAADVFVFPSLTDTFGVVQLEALACGTPVAAFPVTGPKDVIADHPIGAIDNDLRAACLRALTMSRETCRNFALARSWENSARQFVGNLTSLQPSRVLRPAPVLARQPARG from the coding sequence ATGCGGGTATTAATCGCAACCGACGCCTGGCATCCGCAGGTCAACGGTGTCGTCCGGACGCTGACCTCGCTCGCCAAGGCCGCCAAGGCGCTCGACGTCGAGATCGACTTCCTGACGCCCGACGGCTTTCCGTCGCTGCCCTTGCCGACCTATCCGGGCCTGCGGTTCGCGCTGCCGAACCGCGGCGAGATCGCGCGGCGGATCGAGAAGGCCGCGCCCGAGGCCCTGCACATCGCGACCGAAGGCCCGATCGGCTGGGCCGCGCGCGGCTATTGCCGCCGGCACAAGCTCGCCTTCACCACCTCCTATACGACGCGCTTTCCAGAGTATGTGTCGGTCCGTACGGGCATTCCCGATAGCGTCGGCTACGCCGTGCTGCGGCACTTCCACGATGCCGCCGCGATGACCATGGTCGCAACGCCGTCGCTGCGGCAGGAGCTATCCGGCCGCGGCTTCAAGCGGCTCGGCTTCTGGACCCGCGGCGTCGACACGACGTTGTTTCACCCCGACGATCCAGCGCAGCTCGATCTGCCGCGGCCGATCTTCATGACGATGGGGCGCGTGGCGGTGGAGAAGAATCTCGACGCGTTTCTCTCGCTCGACCTGCCCGGCACCAAAGTCGTCGTCGGTGACGGGCCGCAGAAGGCGCAGCTCGAGAAAAAATATCCCGACGCCGCGTTCCTCGGCGAGAAGAAGGGCGCGGACCTGACCGCGCATCTCGCGGCTGCCGACGTCTTCGTGTTTCCGAGCCTCACCGACACCTTTGGCGTGGTGCAGCTCGAGGCGCTGGCCTGCGGCACGCCGGTTGCGGCATTTCCGGTCACGGGTCCCAAGGACGTCATCGCCGACCATCCGATCGGCGCGATCGACAATGACCTGCGCGCCGCGTGCCTGCGCGCGCTCACCATGTCGCGCGAGACCTGCCGCAATTTTGCGCTGGCGCGCTCCTGGGAGAACAGCGCGCGCCAGTTCGTCGGCAATCTCACCTCACTGCAGCCCAGCCGTGTGCTGCGCCCGGCACCCGTGCTGGCACGGCAGCCGGCGCGCGGCTGA
- a CDS encoding class I SAM-dependent methyltransferase, translated as MAKTLNLDGTQQLDLDRGTVEQAYDRWAPVYDLVFGGVFAKGRQAAIAATNKIGGRVLEVGVGTGISLPMYAGNVRVFGTDISEAMLDKARRRVSELKLKNVEGLAVMDAEKLEFPENSFDVVMAQYVVTAVPNPEIALDEFARVLRPGGELIILTRVSADAGMRRFIEQRLQPVVRPLGFRTAEFAWSRYAKWLAGANGMELAERRLIPPLGHFSLVRFRKVDVAKAA; from the coding sequence ATGGCCAAGACCTTGAACCTTGACGGCACCCAGCAACTCGACCTCGACCGCGGCACGGTCGAGCAGGCCTATGACCGCTGGGCGCCCGTCTACGACCTCGTGTTCGGCGGCGTGTTCGCCAAGGGACGCCAGGCGGCGATTGCGGCCACCAACAAGATCGGCGGCCGCGTGCTCGAGGTCGGTGTCGGCACCGGCATCTCGCTGCCGATGTACGCGGGCAATGTCCGCGTCTTCGGCACCGACATCTCGGAAGCAATGCTCGACAAGGCGCGCCGCCGCGTCAGCGAGCTCAAGCTGAAGAACGTCGAGGGGCTTGCGGTGATGGACGCCGAAAAGCTCGAATTCCCAGAAAACTCGTTCGATGTCGTGATGGCGCAATATGTCGTCACCGCGGTGCCGAACCCCGAGATCGCGCTGGACGAGTTCGCCCGCGTGCTGCGGCCCGGCGGCGAGCTGATCATCCTGACCCGCGTCAGTGCCGATGCCGGCATGCGCCGCTTCATCGAACAGCGGCTGCAGCCTGTGGTGCGCCCGCTCGGCTTCCGTACCGCCGAGTTCGCATGGTCGCGCTATGCAAAATGGCTCGCCGGCGCCAATGGCATGGAGCTCGCCGAGCGCCGCCTGATTCCGCCGCTCGGCCATTTCTCGCTGGTTCGCTTCCGCAAAGTGGACGTCGCCAAGGCCGCGTGA
- a CDS encoding GNAT family N-acetyltransferase produces the protein MPQAPDSTTIRLLTQADAPLYREIRLEALAANPEAFGSTLERERDMPVTWFEERLATSEVFGAFIGQRLVGVAGFRRQDGTKIAHKAVLWGMYVQPTARGAGVGKSLVEAVVAHAAPRVEQLQLTVVSENASALRLYESAGFVAYGREVQGLKQNGRYFDEILMTMFLAGKRS, from the coding sequence ATGCCGCAAGCTCCCGACAGCACAACCATCCGGCTCCTCACGCAGGCCGACGCCCCACTCTACCGGGAGATCCGGCTGGAAGCGCTCGCAGCGAATCCGGAAGCCTTCGGAAGCACGCTCGAACGCGAGCGCGACATGCCTGTCACCTGGTTCGAGGAGCGGCTTGCGACCTCCGAGGTGTTCGGCGCCTTCATCGGGCAACGCCTCGTAGGCGTCGCTGGCTTTCGCCGGCAGGACGGGACGAAGATCGCGCACAAGGCCGTGCTGTGGGGCATGTACGTGCAGCCCACGGCGAGAGGTGCCGGCGTCGGTAAATCGCTGGTCGAGGCCGTCGTGGCGCATGCCGCCCCGCGCGTCGAACAGCTTCAACTGACCGTCGTCAGCGAGAACGCCAGCGCGTTGCGTCTCTACGAAAGCGCGGGCTTCGTCGCCTATGGCCGCGAGGTGCAAGGCCTCAAGCAGAACGGCCGCTACTTCGATGAGATATTGATGACGATGTTTCTCGCCGGGAAGCGCTCATGA
- a CDS encoding cytochrome c family protein, with translation MRRLLTAGTSGLALILAASAGLAQQATSDGAPQQAFNNSCRTCHTVKEGDNRLGPNLHKIIGRKAGSLSDYAYSSAMKDAGFAWDQDKLTQFITNPDQVVSGNRMKPYTGLSADEAGKVIAYLQSASGQP, from the coding sequence ATGCGACGGCTTTTGACAGCAGGCACGAGTGGACTTGCGCTGATCCTCGCCGCGTCCGCGGGACTGGCCCAGCAAGCGACCTCCGATGGCGCTCCGCAGCAAGCCTTCAACAATTCTTGCCGGACGTGTCATACCGTGAAAGAGGGTGACAACCGCCTTGGCCCCAATCTGCACAAGATCATCGGCAGGAAAGCCGGCTCGCTGTCCGACTACGCCTACTCTTCCGCCATGAAGGACGCGGGCTTCGCCTGGGACCAGGACAAGCTCACCCAATTCATCACCAATCCGGATCAGGTCGTCTCCGGCAACAGGATGAAGCCGTACACCGGCCTCTCGGCCGATGAAGCCGGCAAGGTCATCGCGTATCTGCAATCCGCGAGCGGGCAGCCCTGA
- a CDS encoding NUDIX hydrolase, whose product MARAPVLAAGGIVLRRGAAPLIAVVRQRKRNEWVLPKGKLDDGETPKEAAHREVLEETGHDVAVHEFVGTLAYQSGGRSKIVHFWRMEANGAPIRKLMNDVKAVDWLTLEEAVKRLSREYERAFLSNVGPIALAASGIAPAIETEATPPLAADDVDAAMQTLTPAEAASVEELRHGLLQKVKSWLRGEA is encoded by the coding sequence ATGGCGCGGGCGCCGGTTCTGGCGGCGGGTGGGATTGTGTTGCGGCGTGGTGCTGCGCCGCTGATCGCGGTCGTGCGTCAGCGCAAGCGCAATGAATGGGTCTTGCCCAAGGGCAAGCTCGACGACGGCGAGACGCCGAAGGAAGCCGCGCATCGCGAGGTGCTGGAAGAGACCGGCCATGACGTCGCCGTGCACGAGTTTGTGGGCACGCTGGCCTATCAGTCCGGCGGCCGCTCCAAGATCGTGCATTTCTGGCGCATGGAGGCCAATGGCGCGCCGATCCGCAAGCTGATGAACGACGTCAAGGCGGTGGATTGGCTGACGTTGGAGGAGGCGGTGAAGCGTCTCTCGCGCGAGTATGAGCGTGCGTTCCTCAGCAATGTCGGCCCGATCGCGCTCGCGGCTTCCGGCATCGCGCCCGCGATCGAGACCGAGGCAACGCCGCCGCTCGCGGCCGACGACGTCGACGCCGCCATGCAGACGCTGACGCCCGCCGAAGCCGCCTCCGTCGAGGAATTGCGGCACGGCCTGTTGCAGAAGGTCAAATCCTGGCTGCGCGGGGAGGCGTGA
- a CDS encoding L,D-transpeptidase produces the protein MFNLDTFKTFSRAFAFGAVAVSAIAFAGQAKAAPVQLFPLFAPPPGYAAPQPQFQPFQPLQPYQPAYQQPYQVAPSEDQDSVEMPARFRRQTVSYATREAPGTIVIDTPNTYLYYVLGNGQAIRYGIGVGRDGFTWSGVQSVTKKAEWPDWTPPPEMIARQPYLPRHMSGGPGNPLGARAMYLGGTIYRIHGTNAPDTIGKRVSSGCIRLTNEDVTDLYSRVNVGTKVVVLPMTDRRADLAR, from the coding sequence ATGTTCAATCTGGACACGTTCAAGACGTTTTCGCGCGCCTTTGCCTTCGGCGCAGTGGCGGTTTCCGCGATCGCATTCGCAGGTCAAGCCAAGGCCGCGCCCGTGCAGCTCTTCCCGCTCTTCGCGCCGCCGCCCGGCTACGCCGCGCCGCAGCCGCAGTTTCAGCCCTTCCAACCCCTGCAGCCCTATCAGCCGGCTTACCAGCAGCCCTATCAGGTTGCGCCGTCGGAGGATCAGGACTCGGTCGAGATGCCGGCACGCTTCCGCCGCCAGACCGTGAGCTACGCCACGCGCGAAGCGCCGGGCACCATCGTCATCGATACGCCCAACACCTATCTCTATTACGTGCTCGGCAACGGCCAGGCGATCCGCTACGGCATCGGCGTCGGCCGCGACGGCTTCACCTGGTCCGGCGTCCAGTCGGTGACCAAGAAGGCCGAGTGGCCGGATTGGACCCCGCCGCCGGAGATGATCGCCCGCCAGCCCTATCTGCCGCGTCACATGAGCGGCGGCCCCGGCAACCCGTTAGGGGCCCGCGCCATGTATCTCGGCGGCACCATCTACCGCATCCACGGCACCAACGCCCCCGACACGATCGGCAAGCGCGTCTCCTCCGGCTGCATCCGCCTGACCAATGAGGACGTCACCGACCTCTACTCGCGCGTCAACGTCGGCACCAAGGTCGTGGTGCTGCCGATGACCGATCGCCGCGCCGATCTCGCGCGCTGA
- a CDS encoding DUF3551 domain-containing protein, whose translation MRTLAMTILTMGIVLTAGDALAQRYDPAFPVCLYVVSFGASPYYRCSYTTMDQCRASANGQMCVLNPYYAGATAPARRDNRRYSRQVGSRSPAHAEIRSYASPKPPIHYRAAPYNQYEPYYGASQGYAPGEKQQFLQSVRQSL comes from the coding sequence ATGCGCACATTGGCCATGACGATTTTGACAATGGGTATCGTCTTAACAGCCGGGGACGCCCTGGCTCAGAGATATGATCCGGCTTTTCCCGTTTGCTTGTACGTCGTCTCTTTCGGAGCCAGCCCCTACTATAGATGCAGCTACACGACGATGGACCAATGCAGGGCGTCGGCCAACGGTCAGATGTGCGTCCTCAACCCGTATTACGCTGGTGCGACGGCGCCGGCGAGACGGGACAATCGGCGTTATTCTCGCCAAGTCGGATCTAGATCGCCCGCGCACGCTGAGATCCGATCGTACGCGTCACCTAAGCCGCCGATCCACTATCGGGCCGCACCGTACAATCAATACGAACCGTATTATGGAGCTTCCCAAGGTTACGCGCCCGGCGAAAAACAACAATTTCTCCAAAGTGTGAGACAAAGCCTCTAG
- the asd gene encoding archaetidylserine decarboxylase (Phosphatidylserine decarboxylase is synthesized as a single chain precursor. Generation of the pyruvoyl active site from a Ser is coupled to cleavage of a Gly-Ser bond between the larger (beta) and smaller (alpha chains). It is an integral membrane protein.) has protein sequence MTVKALIASFTQQEDLNFLLTNRIPRAGLTRFMGWFSKIENPFVRDASIALWKLFSDLDLSEARKTEFKSLHDCFTRELKPGLRPFDMDPGIVASPSDGIVGAHGKIADTELFQVKGAPYSLLDLVGDPALVEQHRDGTFLTVRLTSSMYHRFHAPYDAHVARVTLIHGDVWNVNPIALKRVERLFCKNERAVIRTHLSSGEAVTLVPVAAILVASIRLHFLDMVLNSQTRGPVNFPCDVNVKKGEELGWFEHGSTIIILAPGDFAFCDGIAEGMRIRAGQPLLRRR, from the coding sequence ATGACAGTCAAAGCCCTCATCGCCTCTTTCACCCAGCAGGAAGACCTCAATTTCCTGCTCACCAACCGCATCCCGCGCGCGGGCCTGACCCGCTTCATGGGCTGGTTTTCCAAGATCGAGAATCCATTCGTGCGGGATGCCTCGATCGCGCTGTGGAAATTGTTCTCCGACCTGGATTTGTCGGAGGCGCGCAAGACTGAATTCAAAAGCCTGCACGATTGCTTCACCCGCGAGCTCAAGCCGGGCCTGCGTCCCTTCGACATGGACCCAGGGATCGTCGCCAGCCCCTCGGACGGTATCGTCGGCGCTCACGGCAAGATCGCCGACACCGAGCTGTTTCAGGTCAAGGGCGCGCCGTACTCGCTGCTGGACCTCGTCGGCGATCCCGCATTGGTCGAGCAGCATCGTGACGGCACCTTCCTCACGGTACGGCTGACGTCGAGCATGTATCACCGCTTTCACGCGCCCTATGACGCGCATGTCGCGCGCGTGACGCTGATCCACGGCGATGTCTGGAACGTCAACCCGATCGCGCTGAAGCGGGTCGAGCGTCTGTTCTGCAAGAACGAGCGCGCGGTGATCCGCACGCATCTCAGCTCCGGCGAGGCCGTGACGCTGGTGCCGGTCGCGGCGATCCTGGTTGCCAGCATCCGGCTGCATTTCCTTGACATGGTGCTGAACTCGCAGACCCGGGGCCCGGTCAATTTTCCCTGCGACGTCAATGTGAAGAAGGGCGAGGAGCTCGGCTGGTTCGAGCACGGCTCGACCATCATCATCCTCGCGCCCGGCGATTTCGCCTTCTGCGACGGCATCGCGGAGGGCATGCGCATCCGCGCCGGTCAGCCGCTGCTTCGCCGAAGGTAG
- a CDS encoding SMP-30/gluconolactonase/LRE family protein, with protein sequence MSRTQLKTVLDGGKYFEAPRWHAGRLWFVDCMARTLLSIGPAGDRQEHATFDDTPCGTGILPDGRLIVLTMFRKQLLAFADGQLSLYADLSDIATGTIDDMIVDGLGRAYVGDLGFNLPPPPGRGADGRIILVTPDGAKRVVAEGLRFPNGIAVSADHKRLVVAEMDGECLADYDVADDGSLHFCRKLACGKEPDGICLDRDGAVWVASYGEDAFIRIDRDGQERQRIHVPGRRGIACAFGGADRKTLYCISAATSPEELRQRKSSARLDGAEVETPGSGYP encoded by the coding sequence ATGAGCCGAACCCAACTGAAGACCGTTCTCGACGGCGGCAAATATTTCGAGGCGCCGCGCTGGCATGCGGGCCGGCTGTGGTTCGTCGACTGCATGGCGCGCACGCTGCTCAGCATCGGCCCGGCGGGCGACCGCCAGGAGCACGCGACCTTCGACGACACGCCCTGCGGCACCGGAATCCTGCCTGACGGCCGGCTGATCGTGCTGACCATGTTCCGCAAGCAGTTGCTCGCCTTCGCCGACGGGCAGCTTTCGCTTTATGCCGACCTCTCCGACATCGCGACCGGCACGATCGACGACATGATCGTCGACGGGCTCGGCCGCGCCTATGTCGGCGATCTCGGCTTCAACTTGCCGCCTCCGCCAGGCCGCGGCGCTGACGGCCGCATCATTCTGGTGACGCCTGACGGAGCGAAGCGCGTCGTTGCCGAGGGCTTGCGCTTTCCCAACGGCATTGCGGTGTCCGCCGATCACAAGCGGCTCGTCGTCGCCGAGATGGACGGCGAATGCCTCGCCGATTATGACGTCGCCGACGACGGCAGCCTGCACTTTTGCCGCAAGCTCGCCTGCGGCAAGGAGCCCGACGGCATCTGCCTCGACCGCGACGGCGCGGTCTGGGTCGCATCCTACGGCGAAGACGCCTTCATCCGGATCGATCGCGACGGACAGGAGCGGCAGCGGATCCACGTCCCCGGCCGCCGCGGCATCGCCTGCGCGTTCGGCGGCGCTGACAGGAAGACGCTGTACTGCATCAGCGCGGCCACCTCTCCGGAAGAGCTGCGGCAGCGCAAATCATCCGCGCGCCTCGATGGCGCCGAAGTCGAGACGCCGGGATCGGGGTATCCATAA
- a CDS encoding dienelactone hydrolase family protein, translating into MNKTILRYRDSVTALQGILVSTDAASGKRPGVILFPDARGIGTHSIACAERLAALGLVVLVADLYGEGRTAPDVPQARELMNGLRADTARWRERAEAARKALAQHDAVDPSRLAAIGYCFGGTTALELARTGAALAAVVAFHGGLTSERPEDAANIKAKVLVCHGAADSLVTMAQLAAFEQQMGRTGVDWQVHVYGGAAHGFTNPELIGAGLPDLAYHEAADRRSWAAMLGLLEDVFAVTLR; encoded by the coding sequence ATGAACAAGACGATCCTTAGATATCGCGACAGCGTCACCGCGCTCCAGGGCATCCTCGTCAGTACTGACGCCGCCTCCGGCAAGCGGCCCGGCGTAATCCTGTTTCCGGATGCACGCGGCATCGGCACCCATTCCATCGCCTGCGCAGAGCGGTTGGCAGCGCTTGGCCTCGTCGTGCTCGTGGCCGATCTCTACGGCGAAGGCAGGACGGCGCCCGACGTGCCGCAGGCTCGCGAGCTGATGAACGGCTTACGCGCCGACACCGCGCGTTGGCGCGAAAGAGCAGAAGCCGCCCGCAAGGCGCTGGCGCAACACGACGCGGTCGATCCTTCGAGGCTCGCCGCGATCGGCTATTGTTTCGGCGGAACGACGGCGCTGGAGCTGGCGCGAACCGGTGCAGCATTGGCTGCGGTCGTGGCCTTTCACGGCGGGCTCACGAGCGAACGGCCTGAAGATGCCGCGAACATCAAGGCAAAGGTGCTGGTCTGTCACGGCGCCGCGGACTCGCTGGTCACGATGGCGCAACTCGCCGCCTTCGAGCAGCAGATGGGCAGGACCGGCGTGGACTGGCAAGTCCATGTCTATGGCGGCGCGGCGCACGGCTTCACCAATCCCGAGCTCATCGGCGCGGGGCTCCCGGACCTCGCCTATCACGAGGCCGCCGACCGCCGCTCATGGGCCGCCATGCTCGGCCTGCTCGAAGACGTCTTTGCGGTCACGCTGCGTTGA
- a CDS encoding DUF4403 family protein: MRLTLNLKTVPIAAAVIAVSFFISLKAMDWLSPRGTGPAPAVAQLPPLPPAARSSVVIAPVAITLSAIREAAEKSAARNFAGKADNPISQILQNADIGWTASRGPIAASGDKDVLTLSTPLTGKLNVTGSLSSKATGALSDALGGVLGNNAAKQIGAVNIKNLNASAEIKGNVVITSRPKLAANWHLEPNLGAQVNLGDTNVNVAGAKVNVPAQVKPLIDKTVGEQLNAVGERIRNDPSLRDNAKAQWAKACRSIPLQGSGTSAALPPLWLELKPVRAIAAQPRVDAAAVTLLLGIEAETRVTSTPTKPDCPFPEKISIGPPSGTGVSIGVPIDVPFTEINKLVAAQMVGHTYPEDGSGPVDVTVKSVNIVPSGERLLISLLVRAKERKSFLGLGAEATVHIWGRPMLDQAQQTLRLADIQLAVESEAAFGLLGAAARAVVPQMQQALVQKATLDLKPIAANAREKIAAAIADYQKNEDGLRVEANISSLTLADIAFDSKTLRIIAEAGGTLNVHVTKLSGM; the protein is encoded by the coding sequence ATGCGTCTGACGTTGAACTTGAAGACTGTGCCGATCGCGGCCGCCGTGATCGCGGTGTCGTTTTTCATCAGCCTGAAGGCGATGGATTGGCTGTCGCCGCGCGGCACGGGGCCTGCGCCGGCCGTGGCGCAATTGCCGCCGCTGCCGCCGGCCGCGCGCAGTTCGGTCGTGATCGCTCCTGTGGCGATTACGCTGTCGGCGATCCGGGAAGCCGCGGAGAAGAGCGCGGCGCGCAACTTTGCCGGCAAGGCCGATAACCCGATCTCGCAAATCCTCCAGAACGCCGATATCGGCTGGACCGCCTCGCGCGGGCCGATTGCCGCCAGCGGCGACAAGGACGTGCTGACGCTGTCGACGCCATTGACCGGCAAGCTGAACGTGACGGGGTCGCTGTCGTCGAAGGCCACCGGCGCGCTCAGCGATGCGCTCGGCGGCGTTCTCGGCAATAACGCCGCCAAGCAGATCGGCGCCGTCAACATCAAGAACCTGAACGCCAGCGCCGAGATCAAGGGCAATGTCGTCATCACCTCGCGGCCGAAGCTCGCGGCCAACTGGCATCTCGAGCCCAATCTCGGCGCGCAGGTCAATCTCGGCGACACCAACGTCAACGTCGCCGGCGCCAAGGTGAACGTGCCGGCGCAGGTCAAGCCGCTGATCGACAAGACGGTCGGCGAACAGCTCAATGCGGTTGGCGAGCGCATTCGCAACGACCCGAGCCTGCGTGACAATGCCAAGGCACAATGGGCAAAAGCCTGCCGCTCGATCCCGTTGCAGGGCTCGGGCACCTCCGCCGCGCTGCCGCCGCTCTGGCTGGAGTTGAAGCCGGTGCGGGCGATTGCGGCGCAGCCGCGCGTCGATGCGGCCGCCGTCACGCTGCTGCTCGGCATCGAAGCGGAGACCCGCGTCACCTCGACGCCGACCAAGCCCGACTGCCCATTCCCCGAAAAAATCTCGATCGGGCCGCCGAGCGGAACCGGCGTCAGCATCGGCGTTCCCATCGACGTGCCCTTCACCGAGATCAACAAGCTCGTCGCCGCGCAGATGGTCGGCCACACCTATCCCGAGGACGGCTCCGGCCCGGTGGACGTCACCGTCAAGAGCGTCAACATCGTCCCCTCAGGCGAGCGTCTCCTGATCTCGCTGCTGGTGCGCGCCAAGGAGAGGAAGAGCTTTTTGGGGCTCGGCGCCGAAGCAACCGTGCACATCTGGGGCCGGCCGATGCTCGACCAGGCGCAGCAGACGCTGCGGCTTGCCGACATCCAGCTCGCGGTGGAGTCAGAGGCCGCATTCGGGCTCCTGGGCGCTGCGGCGCGCGCAGTGGTGCCCCAGATGCAGCAGGCGCTGGTGCAAAAGGCGACGCTCGACCTGAAGCCGATCGCGGCCAATGCGCGCGAGAAGATCGCGGCCGCGATCGCCGACTACCAGAAAAACGAGGACGGCCTGCGCGTCGAGGCCAACATCAGCAGCCTGACGCTCGCTGACATCGCCTTCGACTCCAAAACCCTGCGCATTATCGCCGAAGCCGGCGGCACGCTGAATGTCCATGTAACGAAGCTGTCGGGGATGTGA